In one Sporomusa sphaeroides DSM 2875 genomic region, the following are encoded:
- a CDS encoding macrolide 2'-phosphotransferase, with product MGKTKERVMDIMENYKIKLKDDTLVFNESGLDFQVVFATDHLGDEWVLRFPRRQDVIPRTKIEKKVLDIVNQCISIFQSPHWSIYTEELIAYKKLKGVPAGTIDTEKQAYVWEIDINNVPAVFHQTLGKALAALHRIPKERAIEAGLVVHTPAEARQSMKMRMDTVKEKYGVGEALWHRWQTWLNDHEVWPKETGFIHGDVHAGHILIDKKARVTGLIDWTEAKVTDISNDFVAHYRTFGEEGLDSLIEAYKQSGGYVWPRMKEHILELATAYPVAIAEFAAISGLDEYEQMARKVLFE from the coding sequence ATGGGGAAAACCAAAGAACGAGTAATGGATATCATGGAGAACTATAAAATAAAACTAAAAGATGACACGCTGGTATTTAACGAATCAGGTCTTGATTTTCAGGTTGTGTTTGCCACTGACCATCTCGGAGATGAGTGGGTATTACGCTTTCCCAGGCGGCAGGATGTCATTCCACGGACCAAGATAGAGAAGAAGGTATTAGATATTGTAAATCAATGTATCAGTATTTTTCAGTCTCCACACTGGTCGATTTATACAGAGGAACTAATTGCCTACAAGAAGTTAAAGGGTGTTCCCGCAGGCACAATAGATACTGAAAAGCAGGCATATGTATGGGAGATTGATATAAATAATGTTCCAGCGGTTTTCCATCAGACACTGGGAAAAGCACTGGCAGCTTTACACCGCATTCCCAAGGAAAGAGCCATTGAAGCGGGATTGGTTGTTCATACACCGGCAGAAGCGCGTCAATCAATGAAAATGCGTATGGATACCGTGAAAGAAAAGTATGGAGTGGGTGAAGCCTTGTGGCATCGATGGCAGACTTGGCTGAATGATCATGAGGTTTGGCCTAAAGAAACCGGTTTTATTCATGGAGATGTTCATGCTGGTCATATTTTGATTGATAAAAAGGCAAGGGTAACGGGATTGATAGATTGGACAGAAGCAAAAGTAACCGATATATCGAATGACTTTGTTGCTCATTACAGGACATTTGGTGAAGAGGGGCTTGATTCGCTTATTGAGGCATATAAGCAATCAGGTGGATATGTTTGGCCCAGGATGAAAGAACATATCCTTGAGCTTGCAACCGCTTACCCAGTTGCGATCGCTGAGTTTGCTGCAATATCGGGGCTCGATGAATATGAGCAAATGGCAAGAAAAGTATTATTTGAATAA
- the rph gene encoding rifamycin-inactivating phosphotransferase: MNQYVLYFSETDKSSLALVGGKGANLGELCHIPGVNVPTGFCITTQAYTDFVNRSEEFARLLEALRDIEAEALETIKEAGRRIRTYLENLDIPSPISQEIIQAWQKTGSQHAYAVRSSATAEDLPGASFAGQQDTYLNIKGENELLVHVRKCWASLFTDRAITYRAKNGFDHRKVLLSVVVQQMVFPEVSGIMFTADPVTGNRKVISIDAAFGLGEALVSGLVNADLYKVRAERIVKRQIAVKKLAIYPLAGGGTEERDIPSQEQSKQALPDEAILALAQVGRRIEEHFGRPQDIEWGYTDGRIYVVQSRPITTLYPLPELPDATSGVYVSFGHVQMMTDPIKPLGMSIWAKTMATIDSQYSIVPAGGHLYFDITDTLASWLGRKTAPALYSKSDVLLSSAIAEVIRRRDFIATLKPRKRAAGTKSYMRKSMGTMAGGMYEMLFREKLEAPDVTAISSQILSELQSELSRRSGRDRLEFLANHFGKVFMVFMDTIGKPVFVAWLASLLIGRLARRWLGESSVLDELTKSAPGNVSTEMGLELGDLADVIRPYPAALEYMKGADDATFLDGLERVEGGAAIRPAFTAFLAKYGMRCPGEIDITRPRWREKPTQLVPSIISHIQSTEPGEHRLKFAQGRVEAEQAAQTLLLRLQRKLGGSFKARLMGKLVRTYREFIGLREYPKYLMVSLLDEYKRVIMEEAARLVERGTVDRAEDVFYLTLEELTAAVATGRADRDKITALKEKYAKYEKLKPPRVLTSEGEAIVGSYAQRDLPEGALAGAPVSAGVVEGRARVVTKLEEAVLEKGDILVAPFTDPGWTPLFVSASGLVTEIGGLMTHGAVVAREYGLPAVVGVENATKLIKDGQKIRVNGTDGYVEIL, from the coding sequence ATGAATCAGTATGTGCTTTATTTCTCGGAAACGGATAAATCAAGTCTTGCCCTGGTTGGCGGAAAGGGAGCCAATCTTGGTGAATTGTGCCATATTCCAGGGGTTAATGTGCCTACAGGCTTTTGCATTACTACTCAGGCTTATACCGATTTTGTGAACCGAAGCGAGGAGTTCGCCAGACTACTAGAGGCTTTGCGGGACATAGAGGCTGAAGCGCTGGAAACCATCAAGGAAGCAGGCCGGCGTATAAGGACGTATCTGGAAAACCTTGATATTCCTTCCCCTATCAGCCAGGAGATTATTCAAGCTTGGCAGAAAACGGGCAGTCAGCATGCCTATGCCGTCCGCTCCAGCGCGACAGCGGAAGACCTGCCGGGAGCATCCTTTGCCGGGCAGCAAGATACCTATCTGAACATCAAGGGAGAAAATGAGCTGCTTGTCCATGTCCGCAAATGCTGGGCATCACTATTTACCGACCGGGCCATCACCTACCGGGCGAAAAACGGCTTCGATCATCGCAAGGTGCTGCTGTCGGTAGTCGTGCAGCAGATGGTTTTTCCCGAGGTGTCCGGCATTATGTTTACCGCTGATCCGGTGACAGGCAATCGCAAGGTGATTTCCATCGACGCCGCTTTTGGTTTGGGAGAGGCATTGGTATCGGGGCTGGTCAATGCCGACCTTTACAAAGTGCGGGCCGAGCGGATTGTTAAAAGACAGATTGCCGTCAAAAAACTGGCCATCTATCCTTTAGCCGGTGGCGGTACGGAAGAGCGGGACATCCCTTCGCAAGAGCAAAGCAAGCAAGCATTGCCAGATGAGGCCATTCTGGCGCTGGCCCAGGTTGGAAGGCGAATCGAGGAGCATTTCGGCAGGCCGCAAGATATCGAGTGGGGCTATACTGACGGTAGGATTTATGTCGTTCAGAGTCGTCCGATAACCACCTTATATCCTTTGCCGGAATTGCCCGACGCAACGTCGGGAGTATACGTTTCCTTTGGGCACGTGCAGATGATGACCGACCCGATCAAACCGTTAGGGATGTCTATTTGGGCGAAAACGATGGCGACGATCGACAGCCAGTACAGTATAGTGCCGGCAGGGGGACATCTGTACTTCGATATAACCGATACGCTGGCCTCGTGGCTAGGGCGGAAGACAGCGCCGGCCCTGTATAGCAAGTCGGACGTGCTACTCAGCAGCGCTATCGCCGAGGTCATCCGCCGTCGCGATTTCATCGCCACACTAAAGCCGCGCAAACGGGCCGCAGGTACGAAGTCGTATATGAGAAAAAGCATGGGTACGATGGCCGGAGGAATGTATGAGATGCTGTTCAGGGAGAAGCTCGAAGCTCCTGACGTGACGGCAATCAGCAGCCAAATCCTCAGCGAGTTGCAGAGTGAGCTATCCCGGCGCTCGGGCCGGGATAGGCTGGAGTTTCTTGCCAATCATTTCGGCAAGGTTTTTATGGTCTTTATGGACACGATAGGCAAGCCGGTGTTTGTGGCCTGGCTGGCGTCGCTATTGATCGGCCGGCTGGCGCGCCGCTGGCTGGGTGAATCCTCAGTACTGGACGAACTGACCAAGTCGGCGCCGGGCAACGTGTCGACAGAAATGGGCCTGGAACTGGGTGACCTGGCTGATGTTATCCGGCCTTATCCGGCCGCGCTGGAGTACATGAAGGGAGCGGATGACGCCACTTTCCTGGACGGCCTGGAGCGAGTCGAGGGGGGCGCGGCGATCCGGCCGGCATTCACAGCCTTTTTAGCTAAATACGGCATGCGTTGTCCGGGTGAAATTGACATCACCCGGCCCAGATGGCGGGAAAAGCCAACCCAATTGGTGCCATCCATCATAAGTCATATCCAGAGCACAGAGCCGGGCGAACATCGACTCAAGTTTGCTCAAGGAAGGGTGGAAGCCGAACAGGCAGCGCAAACGTTGCTGCTGCGGCTGCAACGGAAGCTGGGGGGCAGCTTCAAGGCCCGGCTTATGGGGAAACTCGTCAGAACGTATCGCGAGTTCATCGGTCTTAGGGAATACCCCAAATATCTGATGGTAAGTCTGCTCGATGAGTATAAGCGGGTCATCATGGAAGAAGCGGCAAGGCTGGTAGAGCGAGGCACGGTGGACCGGGCAGAGGATGTTTTCTACCTGACGCTGGAGGAACTGACGGCTGCGGTAGCCACCGGTCGGGCTGATCGGGATAAGATCACCGCGTTGAAGGAGAAGTATGCAAAATATGAGAAACTGAAGCCGCCGCGAGTACTGACCAGCGAGGGTGAGGCGATTGTCGGCTCGTACGCTCAGCGTGACTTACCTGAAGGAGCCCTGGCGGGAGCTCCTGTTTCAGCCGGGGTTGTGGAAGGACGGGCACGGGTTGTCACCAAGCTGGAAGAAGCCGTCTTAGAAAAAGGCGATATTCTGGTAGCCCCTTTCACCGATCCCGGGTGGACACCCTTATTCGTTTCGGCCAGCGGTTTGGTTACGGAAATCGGCGGGCTTATGACCCATGGTGCTGTAGTAGCCAGAGAATACGGTCTTCCGGCAGTCGTAGGCGTGGAAAATGCTACTAAGCTGATTAAAGACGGTCAAAAAATCCGGGTGAACGGAACGGACGGGTATGTAGAAATTCTGTAA
- a CDS encoding DUF4180 domain-containing protein, whose product MKQQESELEGNMEIKTIKKNDVEIAIVNSNEILITDVQSALDFIATVNFETGCNSIILNKSAICEDFFHLKTRLAGEILQKFINYRMKLAIVGDFSMYSSKSLKDFIYESNKGKAIFFMFNEKEAVEKLILAS is encoded by the coding sequence ATGAAGCAGCAAGAAAGTGAATTGGAGGGAAATATGGAAATAAAAACAATAAAAAAGAATGATGTAGAAATTGCCATTGTAAATAGTAACGAGATACTTATAACTGATGTGCAGTCAGCACTAGACTTTATTGCAACAGTAAATTTTGAAACAGGTTGCAATTCTATAATTTTGAATAAATCGGCAATCTGTGAGGATTTCTTTCACTTGAAAACACGACTGGCAGGAGAAATTTTACAAAAGTTCATTAATTATCGCATGAAACTTGCGATAGTGGGTGATTTTTCTATGTATTCGAGTAAGAGTTTGAAAGATTTCATTTACGAAAGTAATAAAGGGAAAGCTATATTCTTCATGTTCAATGAAAAAGAAGCTGTTGAAAAACTAATATTGGCTAGCTGA
- the ltrA gene encoding group II intron reverse transcriptase/maturase → METKLTRIAELAKQRPRVKLQTLIHAIDEESLNAAHSILSADKAVGVDGVTKEEYGEKLQENIKNLLERMKRQAYKPQPVKRVYIPKTDKKKRPLGIPAYEDKLVQKVLNEVLTAIYEPEFLDCSYGFRPERNCHEALKEITKILESKKVSYVVDADIKGFFDNVEHGWMVKFLQERIQDPNLLRLIVRFLKAGVMEQGKLEEADTGTPQGGIISPTLANIYLHYVLDLWFMVKIKRECRGEAYLIRYCDDFVCFFQYQEDAEDFYGKLIERLRKFNLEIAEEKTKTIEFGRFAEERRNNQGASKPETFDFLGFTHYCSKSKKGKFRVKRKTSRKKLRAKLKHFAGWLYQNMHTEIGKLIKQINIKLVGHFRYYGVTDNSSAINTFGYYIRRKLFEVLNRRSQKKSLTWEGFAKLKDRFPLAKARIYVNIYG, encoded by the coding sequence TTGGAAACAAAGCTGACAAGGATAGCTGAATTAGCCAAACAAAGACCGAGAGTCAAGTTGCAAACCCTTATCCATGCTATTGACGAGGAAAGCCTGAACGCGGCCCATAGTATTCTGTCAGCAGACAAGGCAGTAGGCGTTGATGGTGTAACCAAAGAAGAATACGGTGAAAAGCTACAGGAAAACATCAAGAATCTCCTGGAAAGAATGAAGCGGCAAGCGTACAAGCCGCAGCCAGTAAAGAGAGTCTACATCCCCAAAACGGATAAGAAGAAACGCCCACTAGGGATACCTGCCTATGAGGACAAACTGGTGCAGAAAGTACTTAATGAAGTCCTGACAGCCATCTACGAACCGGAATTTCTGGACTGCTCCTACGGTTTCAGACCAGAGAGAAATTGCCATGAAGCGCTGAAGGAAATCACCAAGATTCTCGAAAGCAAGAAGGTCAGCTATGTAGTGGATGCGGACATTAAAGGATTCTTTGACAACGTAGAACACGGGTGGATGGTGAAGTTTCTACAAGAACGAATCCAAGACCCGAATCTATTGAGACTGATAGTACGATTTCTTAAAGCAGGTGTCATGGAACAGGGGAAACTAGAAGAGGCGGACACCGGAACGCCGCAAGGGGGAATCATATCCCCAACCCTGGCGAACATATACCTGCACTATGTGCTCGACCTGTGGTTTATGGTAAAGATAAAGCGGGAATGCAGAGGCGAGGCCTATTTAATTCGGTACTGTGACGACTTTGTATGCTTCTTTCAATACCAAGAAGATGCCGAAGATTTCTACGGTAAGTTGATAGAACGATTGAGGAAATTCAACCTAGAAATAGCAGAGGAGAAAACAAAGACTATCGAATTCGGGCGCTTTGCTGAGGAAAGACGGAATAACCAAGGGGCCAGCAAACCGGAGACATTCGACTTTCTTGGGTTCACGCACTACTGTAGCAAGAGCAAGAAGGGAAAATTCCGCGTCAAAAGGAAAACCAGCCGGAAGAAATTGAGAGCAAAGCTAAAACATTTCGCTGGATGGCTCTATCAAAATATGCATACAGAGATAGGAAAATTGATTAAGCAGATAAACATCAAGCTGGTTGGTCACTTCCGCTACTATGGAGTAACCGACAACAGCAGCGCTATCAATACATTTGGATACTATATACGGCGTAAATTGTTTGAAGTACTTAATCGAAGAAGCCAAAAGAAGAGCTTGACCTGGGAAGGATTTGCAAAACTCAAAGATAGATTCCCGCTAGCTAAAGCGAGGATCTATGTAAATATCTATGGCTAA